In Streptomyces sannanensis, the DNA window CAGTCTGGGTGCGGGCGCGCTCCGCGCGCTCCTCCGGACTCATGTCCTCGACGATCAGCAGGACCTCTTGATTCTGCTGCTGCTTGAGGGCGTAGGCGAAGTGCACCAGTTCGTTGTCGCCATGGAAGTCGCCCCGAGTCCACTTGGCGAGGACGGCGCGCTGGTTGCCGGGGGTGAGCCGGGAGATCTGGACGGCCGCCTGGGTGCCGATGTTGCCCGCGTTGACCTGCTCGGCGACCTCGTCGGTGAGGTTGAGCAGGGCGAGGCGGAGCCGGATGTACTGGACGGTCTTGCCGAAGTCGGCGGCGACGGTCTCTTCGGTGGCATCTTCCTCCTCATCGAGGATGCGCTGGTAGCCGCGGGCTTCTTCGAGCGGGAGCATGTCGGCACGGTTGACGTTCTCCGACATGGACCGCTTGAAGGCCTTGAGGTCATCGGCCTCGTCGACGATGCGGGCCTCGATGGTGATGGCGTCGATCAACTGGTGGGCGCGCCAGCGGCGTTCGCCGGCGACGAGCTCGTAGCGATTGGTCTCGAGCTTGCGGACGACGACGGGCTGCATGAGGCCGTACTGCTGGATGGAGGCGGCGAGCTCCCGAAGGGCGTCCTCGTCGAAGTATTCGCGAGGCTGGTTCTCGTTGCGGACAACGTGGGCCATCTTCAGGGTCTTGTTGATCACCGCTCGCTCCAAGAGGGTTTTCCGGTGGGGGCTTTCCCCTCACCTCCTGGTTATATTTTATGGCAATCGGGTTGCAGGAGCAACCCGTACGTGAGGAATTTCCGCAGGCCAAACGCCTGCGCCCCTCCAGAGGGAGGGGCGCACAGGTACGTTTCAGATCAGGCAGCAGAGAGGATCGCCGTCGGCCTGGGCTCTATGACATCACTGGCAGGCAGTAGAGCGAGCACGCACACCACGTCGCGCACAGCACCCTCGAC includes these proteins:
- a CDS encoding ParB/RepB/Spo0J family partition protein; translation: MINKTLKMAHVVRNENQPREYFDEDALRELAASIQQYGLMQPVVVRKLETNRYELVAGERRWRAHQLIDAITIEARIVDEADDLKAFKRSMSENVNRADMLPLEEARGYQRILDEEEDATEETVAADFGKTVQYIRLRLALLNLTDEVAEQVNAGNIGTQAAVQISRLTPGNQRAVLAKWTRGDFHGDNELVHFAYALKQQQNQEVLLIVEDMSPEERAERARTQTATKNTLDGIERICGLLERIVKADPAELALALEGEVGSRLDQLGRVADTVQKARFNLRQAKAHAEAREIVVNERAIAAA